In Balaenoptera acutorostrata chromosome 19, mBalAcu1.1, whole genome shotgun sequence, the following proteins share a genomic window:
- the LOC103003207 gene encoding LOW QUALITY PROTEIN: interferon lambda-1 (The sequence of the model RefSeq protein was modified relative to this genomic sequence to represent the inferred CDS: deleted 4 bases in 3 codons; substituted 1 base at 1 genomic stop codon), with product MAADLMLVLVTTMGLGLARACPVPTTTRKGCDIGMFKSLLPSELVAFKKAKDGNSLAVQWLGLHALTAGSRFDPWSGNQDPTSRGARPKKKSQRCLRKSLLWANLYTFYHSQAAALLLLKDWNCSSRLFPRTWDLKQLQVXEHATALEAELALTLKVLGTVANSSLDHILDQPLHTLHHIHSKFQACVQAQPTAGPGPRSRFQYWLHRLQEAPEKEFQDGLKASVTFILFHLLTWDLNRAARGDLCLRTGTYPSPSGSPDLTYALTPALP from the exons ATGGCTGCAGACTTGATGCTAGTTCTGGTGACGACCATGGGGCTGGGCTTGGCTAGAGCATGTCCTGTCCCCACCACAACCAGGAAGGGCTGCGACATTGGCATGTTCAAATCTCTGCTGCCAAGCGAGCTGGTGGCCTTCAAGAAAGCCaaggatgggaattccctggcagtccagtggttagggctccacgctctcactgccgggtccaggttcgatccctggtcagggaaccaagatcccacaagccgcggggcacggccaaaaaaaaaaagccaaagatgCCTTCGTAAGTCCCTGTTGTGGGCTAACCTCTACACCTTCTACCATAGCCAAGCTGCTGCCCTGCTACTGTTG AAAGACTGGAACTGCAGCTCCCGCCTCTTCCCCAGGACCTGGGACCTGAAGCAGCTGCAG GTATAGGAGCACGCCACAGCCTTGGAGGCGGAGCTGGCCCTGACACTGAAG GTCCTGGGGACGGTGGCTAATTCATCCTTGGACCACATCCTGGACCAGCCACTTCACACACTGCACCACATCCACTCCAAGTTCCAGGCCTGT GTCCAGGCTCAGCCCACAGCAGGC CCAGGCCCCAGGAGCCGCTTCCAGTACTGGCTGCATCGGCTCCAGGAGGCCCCAGAGAAG GAGTTTCAAGATGGCCTCAAGGCCTCTGTCACATTCATCCTCTTCCACCTCCTCACTTGGGACCTGAATCGTGCTGCCAGAGGAGACCTGTGC CTGAGAACTGGGACCTACCCCAGCCCATCTGGGAGCCCAGACCTTACTTATGCACTAACCCCAGCCCTGCCTTAA